From Myxocyprinus asiaticus isolate MX2 ecotype Aquarium Trade chromosome 10, UBuf_Myxa_2, whole genome shotgun sequence, the proteins below share one genomic window:
- the lrrfip1a gene encoding uncharacterized protein lrrfip1a isoform X10, with amino-acid sequence MGSQGPGRKRTPSKNGLTAEEDALNIIAREAEARLAAKRAARAEAREIRMKELERQQKEIYQVQKKYYGLDKLDNKWGDIEQWMEDSEQYTRFSQRHASVSDDEERMSVGSRSNVRVDDRLERDYLEKGSSRASTLSGATLTSLGGTSSRRGSGDTSITVDTEASIREIKEIHELKDQIQDVEAKHMQNLKELKDALLEVEEKFRKAMVSNAQLDNEKTNLIYEVDTLKDSLIGLEEMLFETRRELEDKSKDLEREKHAHSILQFQFTELKETLKQSEELLTEIRQLRLKQDGFVREISDLQETVEWKNKKIGALERQKEFSDAIRNERDELRDEVVQLKDILKKHGIVLGPDLATNGETGEQAGEADQNSQTSSAEIREGSSVLGTHQLELSKDQHQKDLDKEVQLSSHVPFSSTKTSLKATLRDKMNQGVGQSENRPEVSPTPVGEDVLTAARPIEEIKVEESILEDSGCKIVELECNVHTDAHMGTDQQDGIMPVDLSQAVKEETPVESISSPIPDKDQTDEAELDNKSKEEPVESFQTEKLPQTQGASVSNKKRKKKKKGKQKQSKKQESDKQVDDKNVKVLSENPNQKMESDQEGNHKELLGNYVSQTTMNSKVPADSHDDKRTDETDCVKIPSTNLNADDARDTFQSVTDEADSGKSSKTISDFDCPESRTSTGVLSDAQSKSSITNLTTIIDEQTEDSTIPGQEVVILSSEIDSSEKKDLLSHTLSSKPMNAVGECVEPPESISNSENIEDYLSIEVKEVKSDLDRDAVEQEARLQNIDPDGTTFHDDHDASALNLSLSSVLKKAENEAEIQIQEQATEPIDQELEIHLQDSIQVDQKDIKTQQDDLVEENLIISNVFDRENVKYTAITDTLVQHIGEEAEEEERLLQNQEKHEACMSGEDETNQESLESGASDQKLELEKCEEDEKDKLFLDQIIPEAQLSRDDLASKESVETEAFEEPNLEKDEDDEKERSLQDEVKPEAQLSGEDEANQESVESGASDQKPKLEKCEEYEKDKLFQGQVIPEAQMSGKDPASQESVESEAFGELNLEKDEEDEKERSSKNQVMLDTQLAGEDDDIVVESDAFAQELKEENEEEDEGESFDFDDMDLEASSDLLPKNSLDQPNMDVTLLKENVHVPSQEFQSDVIEDRTQDDCGPLELAAQVPKPKEHMDDGLAIENLQTTTEVEGCLPEDSQVNKEEVRPSHQQHESPENKEFTVEKHLQSAEDIRHNEGVNLISEMGTRDVGQEIIHNESKISGEQEVERETTVSNKEDDRKESKKSSKKGKGKGKEECKMS; translated from the exons GTTGATGACCGGTTAGAGCGAGACTACTTGGAAAAG ggCTCTTCACGTGCATCAACTTTATCTGGCGCCACTCTTACCTCTTTGGGTGGGACGTCTTCACGGAGAGGAAGTGGAGATACATCCATCACTGTTGACACAGAAGCCTCTATACGGGAAATCAAG GAGATTCATGAGCTTAAGGATCAGATTCAAGACGTGGAGGCAAAGCACATGCAGAACCTCAAAGAGCTCAAG GATGCCCTGTTGGAAGTAGAGGAAAAGTTCCGGAAGGCCATGGTGTCCAACGCACAGCTGGATAATGAGAAGACCAATCTGATTTATGAAGTGGACACTTTGAAAGACTCTTTGATTGGACTGGAggagatgctctttgaaacacgCCGTGAGCTTGAGGACAAGAGTAAG GACCTAGAACGAGAGAAGCATGCCCACAGTATACTGCAATTTCAGTTCACTGAATTGAAAGAGACATTGAAACAAAGTGAAGAACTTCTAACT GAGATCCGTCAGTTACGACTCAAGCAGGATGGCTTTGTTAGGGAGATTTCTGACCTCCAGGAAACAGTTgaatggaagaataaaaaaattgGG GCATTAGAGAGGCAGAAGGAATTTTCTGATGCCATTCGAAATGAAAGGGATGAGCTCAGAGATGAGGTTGTTCAGctcaaagatattttgaag AAACATGGTATTGTCCTTGGACCTGATCTGGCCACCAATGGAGAAACAGGGGAACAAGCAGGAGAGGCTGATCAGAATTCTCAAACGTCATCTGCTGAAATCAGAGAAGGGAGTAGCGTACTTG GCACTCATCAGTTGGAGCTGAGTAAAGACCAGCACCAAAAAGATTTGGATAAGGAGGTGCAGCTGTCTTCACATGTCCCATTCAGTTCTACAAAGACATCTTTAAAGGCAACCCTTAGGGACAAAATGAATCAGGGTGTAGGGCAGTCTGAGAATAGACCTGAAGTATCTCCAACTCCTGTTGGTGAAGACGTGCTCACTGCAGCAAGACCCATTGAAGAGATCAAAGTAGAGGAGTCCATACTGGAAGATTCAGGTTGTAAAATAGTGGAATTAGAGTGTAATGTTCACACTGATGCACACATGGGCACAGATCAACAAGATGGCATAATGCCTGTCGATCTTAGTCAGGCAGTCAAAGAAGAAACTCCTGTAGAGTCCATCTCTAGTCCAATCCCAGATAAAGATCAAACTGATGAGGCAGAGCTTGATAATAAAAGCAAAGAAGAGCCTGTGGAATCGTTTCAAACTGAGAAACTTCCACAAACCCAAGGTGCCAGTGTTTCAAAtaaaaagaggaaaaagaaaaagaaaggcaagcaaaaacaaagcaaaaagcaAGAGAGTGACAAACAGGTGGATGACAAGAATGTAAAAGTCTTGAGTGAGAATCCAAACCAAAAGATGGAAAGTGATCAAGAGGGTAACCACAAGGAACTCTTAGGGAATTATGTATCCCAAACAACAATGAATTCAAAAGTCCCAGCTGATTCACATGATGATAAAAGAACTGATGAAACAGACTGTGTTAAAATACCAAGCACAAATTTAAATGCTGATGATGCTAGAGACACATTTCAGTCAGTTACGGATGAGGCTGATTCAGGAAAAAGTTCTAAAACCATCTCAGATTTTGATTGCCCTGAATCTAGAACAAGCACTGGTGTTCTTTCAGATGCTCAGTCTAAAAGCAGTATAACTAACCTCACAACTATTATTGATGAACAAACCGAGGACTCAACAATTCCTGGCCAAGAGGTTGTAATCCTCTCCAGTGAGATTGATTCTTCAGAAAAAAAGGATTTACTGTCTCATACACTTTCTTCTAAGCCCATGAATGCTGTTGGCGAGTGTGTGGAACCCCCCGAGTCTATCAGCAACTCTGAAAACATTGAGGATTATTTGTCAATAGAAGTTAAGGAAGTGAAGAGTGATCTGGACCGTGATGCAGTAGAACAGGAGGCAAGGCTCCAAAATATTGATCCAGATGGGACCACTTTTCATGATGATCATGATGCCTCTGCTCTAAATCTTTCATTGTCCTCTGTGCTAAAGAAGGCAGAAAATGAAGCTGAAATACAAATACAGGAACAAGCAACAGAGCCCATTGATCAGGAGTTGGAAATTCATCTTCAGGACAGTATTCAAGTGGACCAGAAAGACATTAAGACACAACAAGATGATCTAGTTGAAGAAAATCTAATAATATCTAATGTGTTCGATAGAGaaaatgttaaatacactgctATAACTGATACCCTTGTTCAACACATTGGAGAAGAAGCTGAGGAGGAGGAAAGGTTACTCCAAAATCAGGAAAAACATGAAGCCTGCATGTCTGGCGAGGATGAGACAAATCAGGAATCATTAGAATCAGGAGCCTCTGACCAAAAACTCGAGCTAGAAAAATGTGAGGAGGATGAAAAGGACAAATTATTCCTAGATCAGATTATACCTGAGGCTCAACTGTCCAGAGATGATCTGGCCAGTAAGGAATCAGTAGAGACAGAAGCCTTTGAAGAACCCAATCTTGAAAAAGATGAGGATGATGAAAAAGAAAGATCACTCCAAGATGAGGTTAAACCTGAGGCTCAGCTGTCTGGAGAGGATGAAGCCAATCAGGAATCAGTAGAGTCAGGAGCCTCTGACCAAAAACCCAAGCTAGAAAAATGTGAGGAGTATGAAAAGGATAAATTATTCCAAGGTCAGGTTATACCTGAGGCTCAAATGTCTGGAAAGGATCCGGCCAGTCAGGAATCAGTAGAGTCAGAAGCCTTTGGAGAACTCAATCTAGAAAAAGATGAGGAAGATGAGAAAGAAAGATCATCCAAAAATCAAGTTATGCTTGATACGCAACTGGCAGGAGAAGATGACGACATCGTGGTAGAGTCAGATGCGTTTGCTCAAGAACTCAAGGAAGAAAATGAGGAGGAAGACGAAGGAGAATCATTTGATTTTGATGACATGGATCTTGAAGCATCATCAGATTTACTTCCTAAAAACAGTCTAGATCAACCAAATATGGATGTTACACTgttaaaagaaaatgtacatgTTCCAAGCCAGGAATTCCAAAGCGATGTCATTGAGGACCGGACACAAGATGATTGTGGACCTCTGGAACTTGCAGCTCAGGTACCAAAACCAAAGGAGCATATGGATGATGGACTTGCCATAGAAAACCTACAAACAACAACAGAGGTAGAAGGATGTTTACCAGAGGACAGCCAGGTCAACAAGGAAGAAGTTAGACCTAGTCATCAGCAACATGAGTCACCTGAAAATAAAGAATTCACAGTTGAGAAGCATCTACAATCAGCAGAAGATATAAGACACAATGAGGGAGTTAATCTTATCTCAGAGATGGGGACAAGAGATGTTGGCCAAGAGATCATTCACAATGAATCAAAGATTTCAGGAGAGCAGGAGGTTGAGAGGGAAACAACAGTGAGCAACAAGGAAGATGATAGAAAGGAATCTAAAAAAAGTAGCAAGAAAGGGAAGGGTAAAGggaaagaagaatgtaaaatgtcttaA
- the lrrfip1a gene encoding probable serine/threonine-protein kinase kinX isoform X11 — MGSQGPGRKRTPSKNGLTAEEDALNIIAREAEARLAAKRAARAEAREIRMKELERQQKEEDSEQYTRFSQRHASVSDDEERMSVGSRSNVRVDDRLERDYLEKGSSRASTLSGATLTSLGGTSSRRGSGDTSITVDTEASIREIKEIHELKDQIQDVEAKHMQNLKELKDALLEVEEKFRKAMVSNAQLDNEKTNLIYEVDTLKDSLIGLEEMLFETRRELEDKSKDLEREKHAHSILQFQFTELKETLKQSEELLTEIRQLRLKQDGFVREISDLQETVEWKNKKIGALERQKEFSDAIRNERDELRDEVVQLKDILKKHGIVLGPDLATNGETGEQAGEADQNSQTSSAEIREGSSVLGTHQLELSKDQHQKDLDKEVQLSSHVPFSSTKTSLKATLRDKMNQGVGQSENRPEVSPTPVGEDVLTAARPIEEIKVEESILEDSGCKIVELECNVHTDAHMGTDQQDGIMPVDLSQAVKEETPVESISSPIPDKDQTDEAELDNKSKEEPVESFQTEKLPQTQGASVSNKKRKKKKKGKQKQSKKQESDKQVDDKNVKVLSENPNQKMESDQEGNHKELLGNYVSQTTMNSKVPADSHDDKRTDETDCVKIPSTNLNADDARDTFQSVTDEADSGKSSKTISDFDCPESRTSTGVLSDAQSKSSITNLTTIIDEQTEDSTIPGQEVVILSSEIDSSEKKDLLSHTLSSKPMNAVGECVEPPESISNSENIEDYLSIEVKEVKSDLDRDAVEQEARLQNIDPDGTTFHDDHDASALNLSLSSVLKKAENEAEIQIQEQATEPIDQELEIHLQDSIQVDQKDIKTQQDDLVEENLIISNVFDRENVKYTAITDTLVQHIGEEAEEEERLLQNQEKHEACMSGEDETNQESLESGASDQKLELEKCEEDEKDKLFLDQIIPEAQLSRDDLASKESVETEAFEEPNLEKDEDDEKERSLQDEVKPEAQLSGEDEANQESVESGASDQKPKLEKCEEYEKDKLFQGQVIPEAQMSGKDPASQESVESEAFGELNLEKDEEDEKERSSKNQVMLDTQLAGEDDDIVVESDAFAQELKEENEEEDEGESFDFDDMDLEASSDLLPKNSLDQPNMDVTLLKENVHVPSQEFQSDVIEDRTQDDCGPLELAAQVPKPKEHMDDGLAIENLQTTTEVEGCLPEDSQVNKEEVRPSHQQHESPENKEFTVEKHLQSAEDIRHNEGVNLISEMGTRDVGQEIIHNESKISGEQEVERETTVSNKEDDRKESKKSSKKGKGKGKEECKMS; from the exons GTTGATGACCGGTTAGAGCGAGACTACTTGGAAAAG ggCTCTTCACGTGCATCAACTTTATCTGGCGCCACTCTTACCTCTTTGGGTGGGACGTCTTCACGGAGAGGAAGTGGAGATACATCCATCACTGTTGACACAGAAGCCTCTATACGGGAAATCAAG GAGATTCATGAGCTTAAGGATCAGATTCAAGACGTGGAGGCAAAGCACATGCAGAACCTCAAAGAGCTCAAG GATGCCCTGTTGGAAGTAGAGGAAAAGTTCCGGAAGGCCATGGTGTCCAACGCACAGCTGGATAATGAGAAGACCAATCTGATTTATGAAGTGGACACTTTGAAAGACTCTTTGATTGGACTGGAggagatgctctttgaaacacgCCGTGAGCTTGAGGACAAGAGTAAG GACCTAGAACGAGAGAAGCATGCCCACAGTATACTGCAATTTCAGTTCACTGAATTGAAAGAGACATTGAAACAAAGTGAAGAACTTCTAACT GAGATCCGTCAGTTACGACTCAAGCAGGATGGCTTTGTTAGGGAGATTTCTGACCTCCAGGAAACAGTTgaatggaagaataaaaaaattgGG GCATTAGAGAGGCAGAAGGAATTTTCTGATGCCATTCGAAATGAAAGGGATGAGCTCAGAGATGAGGTTGTTCAGctcaaagatattttgaag AAACATGGTATTGTCCTTGGACCTGATCTGGCCACCAATGGAGAAACAGGGGAACAAGCAGGAGAGGCTGATCAGAATTCTCAAACGTCATCTGCTGAAATCAGAGAAGGGAGTAGCGTACTTG GCACTCATCAGTTGGAGCTGAGTAAAGACCAGCACCAAAAAGATTTGGATAAGGAGGTGCAGCTGTCTTCACATGTCCCATTCAGTTCTACAAAGACATCTTTAAAGGCAACCCTTAGGGACAAAATGAATCAGGGTGTAGGGCAGTCTGAGAATAGACCTGAAGTATCTCCAACTCCTGTTGGTGAAGACGTGCTCACTGCAGCAAGACCCATTGAAGAGATCAAAGTAGAGGAGTCCATACTGGAAGATTCAGGTTGTAAAATAGTGGAATTAGAGTGTAATGTTCACACTGATGCACACATGGGCACAGATCAACAAGATGGCATAATGCCTGTCGATCTTAGTCAGGCAGTCAAAGAAGAAACTCCTGTAGAGTCCATCTCTAGTCCAATCCCAGATAAAGATCAAACTGATGAGGCAGAGCTTGATAATAAAAGCAAAGAAGAGCCTGTGGAATCGTTTCAAACTGAGAAACTTCCACAAACCCAAGGTGCCAGTGTTTCAAAtaaaaagaggaaaaagaaaaagaaaggcaagcaaaaacaaagcaaaaagcaAGAGAGTGACAAACAGGTGGATGACAAGAATGTAAAAGTCTTGAGTGAGAATCCAAACCAAAAGATGGAAAGTGATCAAGAGGGTAACCACAAGGAACTCTTAGGGAATTATGTATCCCAAACAACAATGAATTCAAAAGTCCCAGCTGATTCACATGATGATAAAAGAACTGATGAAACAGACTGTGTTAAAATACCAAGCACAAATTTAAATGCTGATGATGCTAGAGACACATTTCAGTCAGTTACGGATGAGGCTGATTCAGGAAAAAGTTCTAAAACCATCTCAGATTTTGATTGCCCTGAATCTAGAACAAGCACTGGTGTTCTTTCAGATGCTCAGTCTAAAAGCAGTATAACTAACCTCACAACTATTATTGATGAACAAACCGAGGACTCAACAATTCCTGGCCAAGAGGTTGTAATCCTCTCCAGTGAGATTGATTCTTCAGAAAAAAAGGATTTACTGTCTCATACACTTTCTTCTAAGCCCATGAATGCTGTTGGCGAGTGTGTGGAACCCCCCGAGTCTATCAGCAACTCTGAAAACATTGAGGATTATTTGTCAATAGAAGTTAAGGAAGTGAAGAGTGATCTGGACCGTGATGCAGTAGAACAGGAGGCAAGGCTCCAAAATATTGATCCAGATGGGACCACTTTTCATGATGATCATGATGCCTCTGCTCTAAATCTTTCATTGTCCTCTGTGCTAAAGAAGGCAGAAAATGAAGCTGAAATACAAATACAGGAACAAGCAACAGAGCCCATTGATCAGGAGTTGGAAATTCATCTTCAGGACAGTATTCAAGTGGACCAGAAAGACATTAAGACACAACAAGATGATCTAGTTGAAGAAAATCTAATAATATCTAATGTGTTCGATAGAGaaaatgttaaatacactgctATAACTGATACCCTTGTTCAACACATTGGAGAAGAAGCTGAGGAGGAGGAAAGGTTACTCCAAAATCAGGAAAAACATGAAGCCTGCATGTCTGGCGAGGATGAGACAAATCAGGAATCATTAGAATCAGGAGCCTCTGACCAAAAACTCGAGCTAGAAAAATGTGAGGAGGATGAAAAGGACAAATTATTCCTAGATCAGATTATACCTGAGGCTCAACTGTCCAGAGATGATCTGGCCAGTAAGGAATCAGTAGAGACAGAAGCCTTTGAAGAACCCAATCTTGAAAAAGATGAGGATGATGAAAAAGAAAGATCACTCCAAGATGAGGTTAAACCTGAGGCTCAGCTGTCTGGAGAGGATGAAGCCAATCAGGAATCAGTAGAGTCAGGAGCCTCTGACCAAAAACCCAAGCTAGAAAAATGTGAGGAGTATGAAAAGGATAAATTATTCCAAGGTCAGGTTATACCTGAGGCTCAAATGTCTGGAAAGGATCCGGCCAGTCAGGAATCAGTAGAGTCAGAAGCCTTTGGAGAACTCAATCTAGAAAAAGATGAGGAAGATGAGAAAGAAAGATCATCCAAAAATCAAGTTATGCTTGATACGCAACTGGCAGGAGAAGATGACGACATCGTGGTAGAGTCAGATGCGTTTGCTCAAGAACTCAAGGAAGAAAATGAGGAGGAAGACGAAGGAGAATCATTTGATTTTGATGACATGGATCTTGAAGCATCATCAGATTTACTTCCTAAAAACAGTCTAGATCAACCAAATATGGATGTTACACTgttaaaagaaaatgtacatgTTCCAAGCCAGGAATTCCAAAGCGATGTCATTGAGGACCGGACACAAGATGATTGTGGACCTCTGGAACTTGCAGCTCAGGTACCAAAACCAAAGGAGCATATGGATGATGGACTTGCCATAGAAAACCTACAAACAACAACAGAGGTAGAAGGATGTTTACCAGAGGACAGCCAGGTCAACAAGGAAGAAGTTAGACCTAGTCATCAGCAACATGAGTCACCTGAAAATAAAGAATTCACAGTTGAGAAGCATCTACAATCAGCAGAAGATATAAGACACAATGAGGGAGTTAATCTTATCTCAGAGATGGGGACAAGAGATGTTGGCCAAGAGATCATTCACAATGAATCAAAGATTTCAGGAGAGCAGGAGGTTGAGAGGGAAACAACAGTGAGCAACAAGGAAGATGATAGAAAGGAATCTAAAAAAAGTAGCAAGAAAGGGAAGGGTAAAGggaaagaagaatgtaaaatgtcttaA
- the lrrfip1a gene encoding leucine-rich repeat flightless-interacting protein 1 isoform X15 — translation MGSQGPGRKRTPSKNGLTAEEDALNIIAREAEARLAAKRAARAEAREIRMKELERQQKEIYQVQKKYYGLDKLDNKWGDIEQWMEDSEQYTRFSQRHASVSDDEERMSVGSRSNVRVDDRLERDYLEKGSSRASTLSGATLTSLGGTSSRRGSGDTSITVDTEASIREIKDALLEVEEKFRKAMVSNAQLDNEKTNLIYEVDTLKDSLIGLEEMLFETRRELEDKSKDLEREKHAHSILQFQFTELKETLKQSEELLTKHGIVLGPDLATNGETGEQAGEADQNSQTSSAEIREGSSVLGTHQLELSKDQHQKDLDKEVQLSSHVPFSSTKTSLKATLRDKMNQGVGQSENRPEVSPTPVGEDVLTAARPIEEIKVEESILEDSGCKIVELECNVHTDAHMGTDQQDGIMPVDLSQAVKEETPVESISSPIPDKDQTDEAELDNKSKEEPVESFQTEKLPQTQGASVSNKKRKKKKKGKQKQSKKQESDKQVDDKNVKVLSENPNQKMESDQEGNHKELLGNYVSQTTMNSKVPADSHDDKRTDETDCVKIPSTNLNADDARDTFQSVTDEADSGKSSKTISDFDCPESRTSTGVLSDAQSKSSITNLTTIIDEQTEDSTIPGQEVVILSSEIDSSEKKDLLSHTLSSKPMNAVGECVEPPESISNSENIEDYLSIEVKEVKSDLDRDAVEQEARLQNIDPDGTTFHDDHDASALNLSLSSVLKKAENEAEIQIQEQATEPIDQELEIHLQDSIQVDQKDIKTQQDDLVEENLIISNVFDRENVKYTAITDTLVQHIGEEAEEEERLLQNQEKHEACMSGEDETNQESLESGASDQKLELEKCEEDEKDKLFLDQIIPEAQLSRDDLASKESVETEAFEEPNLEKDEDDEKERSLQDEVKPEAQLSGEDEANQESVESGASDQKPKLEKCEEYEKDKLFQGQVIPEAQMSGKDPASQESVESEAFGELNLEKDEEDEKERSSKNQVMLDTQLAGEDDDIVVESDAFAQELKEENEEEDEGESFDFDDMDLEASSDLLPKNSLDQPNMDVTLLKENVHVPSQEFQSDVIEDRTQDDCGPLELAAQVPKPKEHMDDGLAIENLQTTTEVEGCLPEDSQVNKEEVRPSHQQHESPENKEFTVEKHLQSAEDIRHNEGVNLISEMGTRDVGQEIIHNESKISGEQEVERETTVSNKEDDRKESKKSSKKGKGKGKEECKMS, via the exons GTTGATGACCGGTTAGAGCGAGACTACTTGGAAAAG ggCTCTTCACGTGCATCAACTTTATCTGGCGCCACTCTTACCTCTTTGGGTGGGACGTCTTCACGGAGAGGAAGTGGAGATACATCCATCACTGTTGACACAGAAGCCTCTATACGGGAAATCAAG GATGCCCTGTTGGAAGTAGAGGAAAAGTTCCGGAAGGCCATGGTGTCCAACGCACAGCTGGATAATGAGAAGACCAATCTGATTTATGAAGTGGACACTTTGAAAGACTCTTTGATTGGACTGGAggagatgctctttgaaacacgCCGTGAGCTTGAGGACAAGAGTAAG GACCTAGAACGAGAGAAGCATGCCCACAGTATACTGCAATTTCAGTTCACTGAATTGAAAGAGACATTGAAACAAAGTGAAGAACTTCTAACT AAACATGGTATTGTCCTTGGACCTGATCTGGCCACCAATGGAGAAACAGGGGAACAAGCAGGAGAGGCTGATCAGAATTCTCAAACGTCATCTGCTGAAATCAGAGAAGGGAGTAGCGTACTTG GCACTCATCAGTTGGAGCTGAGTAAAGACCAGCACCAAAAAGATTTGGATAAGGAGGTGCAGCTGTCTTCACATGTCCCATTCAGTTCTACAAAGACATCTTTAAAGGCAACCCTTAGGGACAAAATGAATCAGGGTGTAGGGCAGTCTGAGAATAGACCTGAAGTATCTCCAACTCCTGTTGGTGAAGACGTGCTCACTGCAGCAAGACCCATTGAAGAGATCAAAGTAGAGGAGTCCATACTGGAAGATTCAGGTTGTAAAATAGTGGAATTAGAGTGTAATGTTCACACTGATGCACACATGGGCACAGATCAACAAGATGGCATAATGCCTGTCGATCTTAGTCAGGCAGTCAAAGAAGAAACTCCTGTAGAGTCCATCTCTAGTCCAATCCCAGATAAAGATCAAACTGATGAGGCAGAGCTTGATAATAAAAGCAAAGAAGAGCCTGTGGAATCGTTTCAAACTGAGAAACTTCCACAAACCCAAGGTGCCAGTGTTTCAAAtaaaaagaggaaaaagaaaaagaaaggcaagcaaaaacaaagcaaaaagcaAGAGAGTGACAAACAGGTGGATGACAAGAATGTAAAAGTCTTGAGTGAGAATCCAAACCAAAAGATGGAAAGTGATCAAGAGGGTAACCACAAGGAACTCTTAGGGAATTATGTATCCCAAACAACAATGAATTCAAAAGTCCCAGCTGATTCACATGATGATAAAAGAACTGATGAAACAGACTGTGTTAAAATACCAAGCACAAATTTAAATGCTGATGATGCTAGAGACACATTTCAGTCAGTTACGGATGAGGCTGATTCAGGAAAAAGTTCTAAAACCATCTCAGATTTTGATTGCCCTGAATCTAGAACAAGCACTGGTGTTCTTTCAGATGCTCAGTCTAAAAGCAGTATAACTAACCTCACAACTATTATTGATGAACAAACCGAGGACTCAACAATTCCTGGCCAAGAGGTTGTAATCCTCTCCAGTGAGATTGATTCTTCAGAAAAAAAGGATTTACTGTCTCATACACTTTCTTCTAAGCCCATGAATGCTGTTGGCGAGTGTGTGGAACCCCCCGAGTCTATCAGCAACTCTGAAAACATTGAGGATTATTTGTCAATAGAAGTTAAGGAAGTGAAGAGTGATCTGGACCGTGATGCAGTAGAACAGGAGGCAAGGCTCCAAAATATTGATCCAGATGGGACCACTTTTCATGATGATCATGATGCCTCTGCTCTAAATCTTTCATTGTCCTCTGTGCTAAAGAAGGCAGAAAATGAAGCTGAAATACAAATACAGGAACAAGCAACAGAGCCCATTGATCAGGAGTTGGAAATTCATCTTCAGGACAGTATTCAAGTGGACCAGAAAGACATTAAGACACAACAAGATGATCTAGTTGAAGAAAATCTAATAATATCTAATGTGTTCGATAGAGaaaatgttaaatacactgctATAACTGATACCCTTGTTCAACACATTGGAGAAGAAGCTGAGGAGGAGGAAAGGTTACTCCAAAATCAGGAAAAACATGAAGCCTGCATGTCTGGCGAGGATGAGACAAATCAGGAATCATTAGAATCAGGAGCCTCTGACCAAAAACTCGAGCTAGAAAAATGTGAGGAGGATGAAAAGGACAAATTATTCCTAGATCAGATTATACCTGAGGCTCAACTGTCCAGAGATGATCTGGCCAGTAAGGAATCAGTAGAGACAGAAGCCTTTGAAGAACCCAATCTTGAAAAAGATGAGGATGATGAAAAAGAAAGATCACTCCAAGATGAGGTTAAACCTGAGGCTCAGCTGTCTGGAGAGGATGAAGCCAATCAGGAATCAGTAGAGTCAGGAGCCTCTGACCAAAAACCCAAGCTAGAAAAATGTGAGGAGTATGAAAAGGATAAATTATTCCAAGGTCAGGTTATACCTGAGGCTCAAATGTCTGGAAAGGATCCGGCCAGTCAGGAATCAGTAGAGTCAGAAGCCTTTGGAGAACTCAATCTAGAAAAAGATGAGGAAGATGAGAAAGAAAGATCATCCAAAAATCAAGTTATGCTTGATACGCAACTGGCAGGAGAAGATGACGACATCGTGGTAGAGTCAGATGCGTTTGCTCAAGAACTCAAGGAAGAAAATGAGGAGGAAGACGAAGGAGAATCATTTGATTTTGATGACATGGATCTTGAAGCATCATCAGATTTACTTCCTAAAAACAGTCTAGATCAACCAAATATGGATGTTACACTgttaaaagaaaatgtacatgTTCCAAGCCAGGAATTCCAAAGCGATGTCATTGAGGACCGGACACAAGATGATTGTGGACCTCTGGAACTTGCAGCTCAGGTACCAAAACCAAAGGAGCATATGGATGATGGACTTGCCATAGAAAACCTACAAACAACAACAGAGGTAGAAGGATGTTTACCAGAGGACAGCCAGGTCAACAAGGAAGAAGTTAGACCTAGTCATCAGCAACATGAGTCACCTGAAAATAAAGAATTCACAGTTGAGAAGCATCTACAATCAGCAGAAGATATAAGACACAATGAGGGAGTTAATCTTATCTCAGAGATGGGGACAAGAGATGTTGGCCAAGAGATCATTCACAATGAATCAAAGATTTCAGGAGAGCAGGAGGTTGAGAGGGAAACAACAGTGAGCAACAAGGAAGATGATAGAAAGGAATCTAAAAAAAGTAGCAAGAAAGGGAAGGGTAAAGggaaagaagaatgtaaaatgtcttaA